The following coding sequences lie in one Anguilla rostrata isolate EN2019 chromosome 8, ASM1855537v3, whole genome shotgun sequence genomic window:
- the LOC135262066 gene encoding uncharacterized protein LOC135262066 translates to MAQYDTSYSKTRQEATPKWSNVIKNSKLKTDVTKPIQIYQLNTVQEALNNEGTVRRYTFGKKDSQKRNRTILMVGETGTGKSSLINMMVNYMLGVEWEDKIRFKIIPNDGPISVTVSHTIEIADYEIYGLEELSVPFSLTVIDTPGFGDTRGIEDKNIAQNLDKLLKSVNGVQQIDAVCLVVKASDNSLSSNQKYIFDAVLSIFGKNMEKNILTLITFSDWTPPPAVNAVMKSGVPFRRDEDGEPVHFLFNNLPPEMFVEEYKETYKTAWDNGEKSLSKFFQTLDRMETRSLRMTEYVLEDRRKLEACIQSLDEQIKLRHMKQKALEDQQKTLEEHKEDMRKNNNFTYKYNVVVMKKVKVKSKATCCTVCEVNCHYPGCWWVTNLRWCSVMENSKCTICPGKCSYTDHKKGNEIYEAVKEEKTGTYEDLKKDTEGKILSAKEVMIKIQQEVKNVEAEMSRLIERSYKSILQLREYALKFNSDSTLQSIRSLIEILKENKDMEKAETLQKMLEM, encoded by the exons ATGGCACAATATGACACAAG TTACTCTAAGACAAGACAAGAAGCTACGCCAAAGTGGTCAAATGTAATTAAGAACAGCAAACTGAAAACTGATGTAACAAAGCCCATACAAATATACCAGCTGAACACAGTCCAGGAAGCTCTGAATAATGAAGGAACGGTCAGAAGGTACACATTTGGAAAAAAGGACTCCCAAAAAAGGAACAGGACAATCCTGATGGTaggagaaacaggaacaggaaagtCTTCACTCATCAATATGATGGTCAACTACATGCTGGGGGTAGAGTGGGAAGACAAGATCAGATTTAAAATCATTCCAAATGATGGTCCAATATCCGTGACTGTATCTCACACCATTGAGATTGCTGACTATGAGATTTATGGGCTGGAGGAACTGTCTGTTCCTTTTTCCCTCACAGTCATTGATACACCAGGATTTGGAGACACAAGAGGTATAGAAGATAAAAACATTGctcagaatctggacaaatTATTGAAATCTGTAAATGGTGTTCAACAAATAGATGCAGTTTGCCTTGTGGTAAAGGCATCTGATAATAGCCTCAGTTCCAACCAGAAGTACATCTTTGATGCCGTCCTTTCCATCTTTGGGAAGAACATGGAGAAAAACATCCTGACTCTCATCACCTTCTCAGACTGGACTCCACCTCCAGCTGTTAATGCAGTTATGAAATCTGGCGTACCTTTCCGCAGAGACGAAGATGGTGAacctgttcacttcctgttcaacaACCTTCCTCCTGAGATGTTTGTTGAGGAATACAAAGAAACATATAAAACAGCCTGGGATAATGGAGAAAAGAGCTTGAGTAAGTTCTTTCAGACTTTGGATCGAATGGAAACTCGAAGCTTGAGGATGACTGAATATGTCTTGGAGGACCGTAGAAAACTGGAAGCTTGTATCCAGAGCTTGGATGAGCAGATCAAGTTGAGGCACATGAAGCAGAAGGCACTTGAGGACCAACAGAAAACTCTGGAAGAGCACAAAGAGGACATGAGGAAAAATAACAActttacatataaatacaatgtaGTCGTCATGAAGAAGGTCAAAGTTAAGAGCAAAGCAACTTGCTGCACCGTGTGTGAGGTAAACTGCCACTATCCAGGATGTTGGTGGGTAACTAACCTACGATGGTGTTCTGTGATGGAGAATAGCAAATGTACCATCTGTCCCGGAAAATGCAGCTACACGGACCACAAAAAAGGCAATGAAATATATGAGGcagtaaaagaagaaaaaactggaacTTATGAGGACCTGAAAAAAGATACTGAAGGCAAAATACTCTCAGCGAAGGAAGTGATGATCAAAATTCAGCAAGAAGTGAAGAACGTTGAGGCTGAAATGAGCAGACTGATCGAGAGGTCTTATAAGTCCATTCTCCAGCTTAGAGAGTATGCTCTGAAGTTTAATTCAGATTCTACTCTTCAGAGTATTCGCAGCCTGATTGAAATTCTGAAGGAGAACAAAGACATGGAGaaggcagaaacactgcagaagatgctggagatgtGA
- the LOC135262078 gene encoding uncharacterized protein LOC135262078, with protein MRNVYFALALVTWCGSGELSPSSELFLVGPGQNVTLPCSVRFKRKIVWMRQLSEEMIALTTTVKRNVNNRTLTEYHSDDNGHLETQEDNHRKSFSLKISGLTESDLGLYYCVAWESDEVRFGKGIRLIFPGSGKHSLSCWTLLVFLPPAVAVATALCVCGLFHRRVHSPATCSNRVSNNDIIKEENLHYASLHLPNKPKKSRQRETPPLSGDITYASVALQPPTNQNC; from the exons GTGGCTCCGGTGAGCTTTCTCCGTCGTCCGAATTGTTCTTGGTGGGGCCTGGACAGAATGTCACCCTTCCCTGCAGTGTACGTTTCAAACGCAAAATAGTCTGGATGCGTCAGCTCTCAGAAGAGATGATCGCACTGACTACAACAGTAAAACGTAACGTTAACAATAGAACTTTGACCGAATACCACAGCGATGACAACGGTCACTTGGAAACACAAGAGGACAACCACAGGAAATCTTTCAGCCTGAAAATTAGCGGACTGACAGAGTCGGACCTAGGCCTGTACTACTGCGTTGCATGGGAAAGTGATGAAGTTCGTTTTGGAAAAGGAATTCGGCTGATTTTTCCAG GCTCAGGCAAACACTCTCTGTCCTGCTGGACTCTCCTGGTCTTCCTACCCCCCGCTGTCGCCGTGGCGACCgcgctctgtgtctgtggccTGTTCCACAGGAGAG TCCACAGTCCAGCCACCTGTAGCAACCGTGTGAGCAACAATGACATcattaag gaaGAGAATTTGCACTACGCCAGTCTTCACCTTCCCAACAAACCCAAAAAGTCTCGGCAAAGAGAAACCCCGCCCCTTTCAGGTGACATCACCTATGCTTCGGTAGCTCTACAGCCTCCGACCAATCAgaactgctga